A single genomic interval of Devosia oryziradicis harbors:
- a CDS encoding heme-copper oxidase family protein: MPRISEYFFRSAILFLLAGISIGIHMSISQNHNVIGAHAHINLLGWVTSALFGGYYALNPAKAAGRLPMVQYVVYTVGVVIMGVSLYLLLAGNAGMEPIVAVSSLITFAGVLLFAWIVWMPAGAGSRAMPQAAE, encoded by the coding sequence ATGCCACGCATATCCGAATACTTCTTCCGCTCCGCGATCCTGTTCCTGCTCGCGGGCATTTCCATCGGCATTCACATGTCGATCAGCCAGAACCACAACGTCATCGGCGCCCACGCCCATATCAACCTGCTCGGCTGGGTCACGTCGGCCCTGTTCGGCGGCTACTATGCGCTCAACCCGGCCAAGGCCGCCGGTCGCCTGCCCATGGTGCAGTACGTCGTCTATACGGTGGGCGTCGTCATCATGGGCGTGTCGCTCTACCTCCTCTTGGCGGGCAATGCCGGCATGGAGCCCATCGTCGCCGTGAGCTCGCTCATCACCTTTGCCGGCGTGCTGCTCTTCGCCTGGATCGTGTGGATGCCGGCCGGCGCCGGCTCCCGCGCCATGCCGCAGGCCGCCGAATAG
- a CDS encoding ABC transporter substrate-binding protein — MHPLVFALATTFLITPTLAAETLVVGVQESGTVQWEIQTIKNLGLDTKHGLDLQIRPLADSRAGQIALQAGAVDVILSDFVWVSIQRSEGNMVTMVPHSLAVGGLMVPADSPIASVADLAGKTIAVSGSPVDKSWIILQAFYNQATSGTLSTDASARFGAPPLVNELLTTGGVDAALNFWQWNARAKVAGMTELLSVADMLETLGVAEQPPLLGWTFSDQIAATKTAAITAFLDASFEAKAVLRTDDTAWDKLTELMGASGDPALFTQLRDDYRAGIVSGYDPADTAAAEATFALLAQYGGAELVGDQTELAPGTFWEGYRK; from the coding sequence ATGCACCCCCTCGTCTTTGCACTGGCCACCACCTTCCTCATCACCCCCACGCTCGCCGCCGAAACCCTGGTGGTCGGCGTGCAGGAAAGTGGCACGGTGCAGTGGGAAATCCAGACCATCAAGAATCTCGGCCTCGATACCAAGCATGGTCTCGACCTGCAGATCAGGCCGCTGGCCGACAGCCGCGCTGGGCAGATCGCCCTCCAGGCCGGCGCCGTCGATGTCATCCTCTCCGACTTCGTCTGGGTTTCCATCCAGCGCAGCGAGGGCAACATGGTGACCATGGTGCCACACTCGCTCGCCGTCGGCGGGTTGATGGTCCCGGCCGATAGTCCGATCGCATCGGTAGCCGACCTTGCCGGCAAGACCATCGCCGTATCGGGCAGCCCGGTCGACAAGAGCTGGATCATCCTCCAGGCCTTCTACAACCAGGCGACGTCAGGCACGCTGTCGACCGATGCCAGCGCCCGCTTCGGCGCCCCGCCGCTGGTCAATGAATTGCTGACCACCGGCGGCGTCGATGCCGCGCTCAATTTCTGGCAGTGGAATGCCCGCGCCAAGGTCGCCGGCATGACCGAGCTGCTGTCGGTCGCCGACATGCTCGAAACCCTCGGCGTCGCCGAGCAACCACCCTTGCTCGGTTGGACCTTCTCCGACCAGATCGCCGCGACCAAAACCGCCGCCATCACCGCCTTCCTCGATGCCTCCTTCGAGGCCAAGGCGGTGCTGCGGACCGACGACACCGCCTGGGACAAGCTCACCGAACTTATGGGCGCATCGGGCGATCCGGCCCTCTTCACCCAGCTGCGCGACGACTATCGCGCTGGCATCGTCTCAGGCTACGATCCCGCCGACACCGCTGCCGCCGAAGCAACCTTCGCCTTGCTCGCCCAGTATGGCGGCGCCGAACTGGTTGGCGATCAGACCGAACTCGCACCAGGCACCTTCTGGGAAGGGTATCGCAAATAA
- a CDS encoding PQQ-dependent sugar dehydrogenase, with protein MSDSIFASIVAAVGAAAVAIRHRNDGPRPAVYGKAPVIPAAKAQGSIPTLKMPSARGWEGDHKPTPAAGLQVNAFARGLDHPRHMHVLPNGDVLVAESMGEDGKPRDLFGHAMSATMKRARASGNSPNRITLLRDADGDGIAEIRHAFIEGVRQPFGMVLLGNTLYVGASDALLAYPYEAGATRITAPGKKLMDLKPGGHWTRNLIASKDGSKLYVAVGSLSNIEDAGPEAEIDRACIHEFDIATGTSRIFAGGLRNPVGMAWEPTTGALWTVVNERDGLGDETPPDYLTSVRDGGFYGWPYSYWGVVDDRVTQNPARPASKQDHPDYALGGHTASLGLCHLPAGTLPGFPAGMAIGQHGSWNRSKLSGYKMTFVAFENGKPVGLPRDILTDFLSPDEKYAYGRPVGVALAADNAVLMADDVGDVIWRVTGA; from the coding sequence ATGTCCGATTCCATCTTCGCCAGCATCGTCGCCGCCGTCGGCGCGGCGGCCGTCGCCATCCGCCATCGCAACGATGGCCCCCGCCCCGCCGTCTACGGCAAGGCGCCTGTTATTCCGGCTGCCAAGGCACAGGGCAGCATCCCGACCCTGAAGATGCCCAGCGCCCGTGGGTGGGAAGGTGACCACAAGCCCACCCCTGCTGCAGGACTCCAGGTCAACGCCTTCGCCAGGGGACTGGACCATCCCCGCCACATGCATGTCCTGCCCAATGGCGATGTACTGGTAGCCGAATCCATGGGCGAGGACGGCAAGCCGCGAGACCTGTTCGGTCACGCCATGTCCGCCACCATGAAGCGCGCCCGCGCCTCGGGCAACAGCCCCAACCGCATCACCCTGCTGCGCGATGCCGACGGCGATGGGATCGCCGAGATCCGCCACGCCTTCATCGAAGGCGTCCGCCAGCCCTTCGGCATGGTCCTGCTGGGCAACACGCTCTATGTCGGCGCCAGCGACGCCCTCCTCGCCTACCCGTACGAAGCTGGCGCAACCAGGATTACCGCGCCCGGCAAGAAGCTGATGGACCTCAAGCCCGGCGGCCACTGGACGCGCAACCTCATCGCCAGCAAGGACGGCAGCAAGCTCTATGTCGCCGTCGGTTCGCTGAGCAACATCGAGGATGCCGGCCCGGAGGCCGAAATCGACCGAGCCTGCATCCACGAATTCGACATCGCTACGGGCACCTCGCGCATCTTTGCCGGCGGGCTGCGCAATCCGGTCGGCATGGCCTGGGAGCCGACCACGGGCGCCCTCTGGACCGTGGTCAACGAGCGCGATGGCCTGGGCGACGAAACCCCGCCCGATTACCTGACCTCGGTACGCGACGGCGGCTTCTATGGCTGGCCTTATTCCTATTGGGGCGTCGTGGATGACCGCGTCACCCAGAACCCGGCACGCCCCGCCAGCAAGCAGGACCATCCCGACTACGCCCTGGGCGGGCACACCGCCTCACTCGGCCTCTGCCACCTGCCCGCAGGCACCCTGCCCGGCTTCCCCGCAGGCATGGCCATCGGCCAGCACGGCTCCTGGAACCGCAGCAAGCTGAGCGGGTACAAGATGACCTTTGTCGCCTTCGAAAACGGCAAGCCCGTTGGCCTGCCGCGCGACATCCTCACCGACTTCCTGTCGCCCGACGAGAAATACGCCTATGGCCGCCCGGTCGGCGTCGCCCTCGCCGCCGACAATGCCGTGCTCATGGCCGACGACGTCGGCGACGTCATCTGGCGCGTCACCGGCGCTTGA
- a CDS encoding SH3 domain-containing protein, with protein sequence MRQFSRLLATLAALIVLSTAVAQAASESGTHAWSADHLTLRTGPGLAYDVTGEIAADLAIKVLRCEELWCLVDGPGGRGWTTKQYVVFGLTSTDWPGGVNPNYPEGGSICFYSGTNYTGSELCMSTGRVIKDLALLGIDNGFASVRVLGASAAACRDRDFQSYCERIIADQPALHPYLRRALSSIRVY encoded by the coding sequence ATGCGTCAGTTCAGCCGCCTTCTCGCCACCCTCGCTGCGTTGATCGTCCTGTCCACGGCAGTTGCCCAAGCCGCCTCCGAGAGCGGCACGCACGCCTGGAGCGCCGATCATCTGACGCTGCGCACCGGTCCGGGGCTGGCCTACGACGTCACCGGCGAGATCGCCGCTGACCTTGCCATCAAGGTCCTGCGCTGCGAGGAGCTCTGGTGCCTCGTCGACGGCCCCGGGGGTCGCGGCTGGACCACCAAGCAGTATGTCGTGTTCGGCCTCACCTCGACCGACTGGCCCGGCGGCGTCAATCCCAACTATCCGGAAGGCGGCAGCATCTGCTTCTACTCGGGCACCAATTACACCGGTTCGGAACTGTGCATGAGCACCGGCCGCGTGATCAAGGACCTGGCCCTGCTCGGCATCGACAACGGCTTCGCCTCGGTCAGGGTGCTGGGTGCTTCTGCCGCCGCCTGCCGTGATCGAGACTTCCAGAGCTACTGCGAGCGCATCATTGCCGACCAGCCAGCCCTGCACCCCTACCTGCGCCGCGCCCTGTCATCGATCCGGGTTTACTGA
- a CDS encoding SH3 domain-containing protein produces the protein MNVKQITVLSSAAPLILLSTASAFAQPGVATGAVNVRTGPGTGYAKVGTLSAGELVDVKQCQGSWCFVDRNGGTDGWASANYLQPVNNQPAPSEPDIPFNFGVTVGPGGPSFSFGIGDAPPPAPVPVPVAPEVCFYKNMGYSGAEFCVPAGTVDNQLMGSWNDRISSIKLIGGAQVQVCEDWWSGGSCGVITSSKPNLGVYDNVISSFQTW, from the coding sequence ATGAACGTCAAGCAGATCACCGTCTTGTCTTCCGCCGCCCCACTCATCTTGCTGTCGACCGCTTCCGCTTTCGCCCAGCCGGGTGTTGCCACCGGCGCCGTCAATGTTCGCACCGGTCCCGGCACCGGTTATGCCAAGGTCGGCACGCTGAGCGCCGGCGAACTGGTCGACGTCAAGCAGTGCCAGGGCTCCTGGTGCTTCGTCGACCGCAATGGCGGCACCGACGGGTGGGCTTCGGCTAACTACCTGCAGCCGGTCAACAACCAGCCGGCCCCGTCCGAGCCGGACATCCCGTTCAACTTCGGCGTCACCGTCGGCCCGGGCGGCCCGTCCTTCTCCTTCGGCATCGGCGATGCGCCCCCGCCCGCCCCGGTGCCGGTACCCGTGGCTCCCGAGGTCTGCTTCTATAAGAACATGGGCTATTCGGGCGCCGAATTCTGCGTCCCGGCCGGCACGGTCGATAACCAGCTGATGGGCTCGTGGAACGACCGCATTTCCTCGATCAAGCTGATCGGTGGTGCCCAGGTCCAGGTCTGCGAAGATTGGTGGAGCGGCGGCTCGTGCGGTGTCATCACCTCCAGCAAGCCCAATCTGGGTGTCTACGACAACGTCATCTCGAGCTTCCAGACCTGGTAA